A single genomic interval of Falco naumanni isolate bFalNau1 chromosome 11, bFalNau1.pat, whole genome shotgun sequence harbors:
- the PRPF38B gene encoding pre-mRNA-splicing factor 38B has translation MANNSPVVGAGNCQGQQAAQHQPGAVPPAQQQLQSGAPKPAASGKQGNVLPLWGNEKTMNLNPMILTNILSSPYFKVQLYELKTYHEVVDEIYFKVTHVEPWEKGSRKTAGQTGMCGGVRGVGTGGIVSTAFCLLYKLFTLKLTRKQVMGLITHTDSPYIRALGFMYIRYTQPPTDLWDWFESFLDDEEDLDVKAGGGCVMTIGEMLRSFLTKLEWFSTLFPRIPVPVQKTIDQQIKSRPRKIKKDGKEGMEEIDRHAERRRSRSPRRSISPRRSPRRSRSRSHHREGHGSSSFDRELERERERQRLEREAKEREKERRRSRSTDRTLERRRSRSRDRYRSRSRSRDRKGDRRDRDREREKENERSRKKERDYDKERGSEREKDRSRERSKERKSKGDTEERRHKDDKDDKKHRDDKRDSKKERKHSRSRSRERKHRSRSRSKNTGKRSRSRSKEKSSKHKNESKEKSNKRSRSRSRGRTDSVEKSRKRDQSPSKEKSRKRSRSKERSHKHDHSDSKDHSDRHDRRRSQSTERESQEKQHKNKDETV, from the exons ATGGCCAACAACAGCCCCGTCGTCGGCGCCGGGAACTGCCAGGGGCAGCAGGCggcccagcaccagcctggcGCCGTCCCGCcggcccagcagcagctgcagagcggAGCCCCTAAGCCGGCGGCCTCAGGCAAGCAGGGCAACGTGCTGCCGCTCTGGGGCAACGAGAAGACCATGAACCTGAATCCCATGATCCTCACCAACATCCTCTCGTCGCCCTACTTCAAGGTGCAGCTCTATGAGCTTAAGACTTACCATGAAGTGGTGGACGAGATCTACTTCAAG GTTACGCATGTTGAACCATGGGAAAAAGGGAGCAGAAAAACAGCAGGCCAGACAGGGATGTGTGGAGGG gtaCGTGGTGTTGGAACTGGAGGAATTGTGTCTACTGCCTTTTGTCTGCTCTACAAACTATTTACACTGAAACTCACTCGTAAGCAAGTGATGGGCCTTATAACTCATACAGACTCTCCATATATTAGGGCTCTTGGATTTATGTATATTAG GTACACACAGCCACCTACAGATCTATGGGACTGGTTTGAATCCTTTCTTGACGATGAAGAG GACCTGGATGTgaaggcaggtgggggttgCGTTATGACCATCGGGGAGATGCTTCGTTCCTTCCTCACTAAGCTTGAATGGTTTTCAACGTTGTTTCCAAGAATTCCTGTGCCAGTCCAGAAAACCATTGACCAACAAATTAAAAGCAGAcccagaaaaatcaagaaagatGGCAAGGAGGGAATGGAAGAAATAGACCGGCATGCAGAACGTAGACGTTCAAG gtCTCCAAGACGATCCATCAGTCCCAGGAGGTCTCCCAGAAGATCCAGAAGCAGAAGTCATCATCGGGAAGGCCATGGATCATCTAGTTTTGATAGAGAActagaaagagagagagaacgGCAGAGGTTAGAACGTGAAGctaaggagagagaaaaagaaaggcgGCGATCTCGGAGTACTGATCGCACACTCGAACGGAGGCGAAGCAGAAGCAGGGACAGATACAGAAGCCGTAGTCGAAGTCGTGACAGGAAAGGAGATAGGAGAGACAGGGATAGGGAGcgagagaaagaaaatgaaaggagcCGGAAAAAAGAGAGGGATTATGATAAGGAAAGAGGTAGTGAGAGGGAAAAAGATCGATCCAGAGAAAGgtcaaaagaaaggaagagtaaGGGTGATACGGAAGAGAGGAGACACAAAGATGACAAGGATGACAAGAAACACCGGGATGACAAGAGGGATtccaaaaaagagagaaaacatagTAGAAGTCGAAGCCGGGAAAGAAAGCATAGGAGTAGGAGCCGAAGTAAGAACACAGGTAAGcgcagcagaagcaggagcaaagagaaatcaagtaagcataaaaatgaaagtaaagaGAAGTCAAATAAACGAAgtagaagcagaagcagaggaagaacagaTAGTGTTGAGAAGTCCAGAAAACGAGACCAGAGtcccagcaaagaaaaatctagAAAGCGTAGCAGAAGCAAAGAACGTTCCCACAAACATGATCACAGTGATAGCAAGGACCATTCAGACAGACACGATCGTCGAAGGAGCCAAAGCACGGAACGAGAGAGCcaagaaaagcaacataaaaacaAAGATGAGACTGTGTGA
- the HENMT1 gene encoding small RNA 2'-O-methyltransferase encodes MDKNFQEEQFTGIAEFIPPLYKQRYQFIKDLVGKYKPKKVADLGCADCTLLWMLKSCSCIEVLAGLDICASVMKEKMHRLSPLPADYLKPSERSLTVTLHHGSVAQKDPCMLGFDLVTCIELIEHLEEPELKKFPEVVFGFMAPSIVVISTPNSEFNSLLPGVMLFRHPDHKFEWNQVQFQSWALETARCYDYSVEFTGVGHPPTGMENVGFCTQIAVFLRKYPQTSESAQSEKPTQAVYKTVFKAVYPSLKDEKYLQNAVVSEVIFTAQIIKQSLLNHLMSEHDPTERKSKFRPSMSCFSEGLGKLVVGKSMEPFVNGNVVYIPLTTIFSFPKVKNLCGTFEKLCRLIAGKVTLSSDGSTVMFSTEHEN; translated from the exons ATGGATAAGAACTTTCAAGAAGAACAGTTTACAGGAATTGCTGAATTTATACCCCCTTTGTACAAACAACGCTACCAGTTCATTAAAGATTTAGTGGGGAAATACAAACCTAAGAAG GTGGCAGATTTAGGATGTGCTGACTGCACGCTTCTCTGGATGCTGAAATCCTGCAGTTGCATTGAGGTGTTAGCTGGGCTAGATATCTGTGCAAGcgtaatgaaagagaaaat GCATAGGTTGTCTCCTCTTCCCGCTGATTATTTGAAACCATCTGAAAGATCCCTAACTGTTACCTTGCATCATGGTTCAGTTGCCCAGAAAGATCCTTGCATGCTTGGTTTTGACTTGGTAACGTGTATTGAACT AATAGAGCACCTGGAAGAACCAGAACTAAAGAAGTTCCCTGAAGTGGTGTTTGGTTTCATGGCTCCAAGCATAGTTGTGATCAGTACTCCAAATTCTGAGTTTAACAGTTTGCTTCCAGGAGTGATGTTATTCAGGCATCCAGACCACAAATTTGAATGGAACCAAGTGCAGTTTCAAAGCTG GGCTCTAGAGACTGCTAGATGTTATGATTACTCGGTGGAATTTACTGGTGTAGGGCACCCGCCAACAGGAATGGAGAATGTTGGGTTTTGTACCCAAATAGCTGTGTTTCTTAGAAAATATCCTCAAACCAGTGAATCTGCTCAATCTGAGAAACCCACTCAAGCAGTTTACAAAACG GTCTTCAAAGCAGTGTATCCAAGTCTTAAAGATGAGAAGTACCTGCAGAATGCAGTGGTCAGCGAAGTTATTTTCACAGCACAAATCATTAAGCAAAGTCTGCTGAACCATTTAATGTCAGAACATGATCCTACCGAGAGAAAATCCAAATTCCGACCTTCGATGAGCTGTTTTTCAGAAGGTCTTGGAAAACTAGTTGTTGGAAAAAGCATGGAACCATTTGTTAATGGAAATGTGGTTTATATACCTCTTACaacaatcttttcttttcccaaagtTAAAAATCTTTGTGGTACCTTTGAGAAGTTATGCAGGCTTATTGCTGGCAAGGTCACGCTGAGCAGTGATGGTTCTACTGTGATGTTCAGTACTGAACATGAAAATTAA